In Strigops habroptila isolate Jane chromosome 14, bStrHab1.2.pri, whole genome shotgun sequence, one genomic interval encodes:
- the LOC115616684 gene encoding melanin-concentrating hormone receptor 1-like produces MAPTNSSRNFSAPEARNGSVAEKPAPYTNVIMPSLFSIICFLGIVGNLIVIYTIVKKKKLRCKQTVPDIFIFNLSIVDLLFLLGMPFLIHQLLGNGSWYFGAPLCTIITALDTNSQITSTNILTVMTLDRYLATVYPLKSTYVRTPCVAALVICLVWLLSFLTIIPVWMYAGLMPLEDGTVRCALLLPNPETDIYWFTLYQFMLAFAVPLIVICVVYFKILQHMATTVVPLPQRSLQVRTKKVTRMAVAICSAFFICWAPFYILQLVHLGIDTPSMAFFYAYNFAISLGYANSCLNPFLYIALSETFKRQFLVAIRPAKEPCRNSSSLNNNSMTEASVCLKLAPESTQQTQFLEDFSPRSVALPVTVAVH; encoded by the coding sequence TAGCAGAGAAGCCAGCACCGTACACCAATGTGATCATGCCTAGTCTCTTCAGCATCATCTGTTTCCTGGGCATTGTGGGGAACCTCATTGTCATCTACACTATCGTCAAGAAGAAGAAACTGAGATGCAAACAGACCGTGCCAGATATTTTCATCTTCAACCTCTCCATTGTGgacctcctcttcctcttggGCATGCCCTTCCTCATCCACCAGCTCCTAGGCAATGGCTCATGGTACTTTGGAGCTCCTCTATGCACCATCATCACTGCTTTGGACACAAACAGCCAGATCACCAGCACCAACATCCTTACAGTGATGACACTGGACCGCTACCTGGCGACTGTTTACCCTCTAAAATCTACCTATGTCCGCACCCCATGTGTTGCAGCCCTAGTTATCTGCTTGGTGTGGCTCCTTTCCTTCTTGACCATCATTCCCGTGTGGATGTATGCAGGTCTTATGCCTCTGGAGGATGGAACCGTCCGTTGTGCTCTCTTGCTTCCCAACCCAGAGACTGATATCTACTGGTTTACCCTCTACCAGTTCATGCTGGCATTTGCTGTGCCATTGATTGTAATCTGTGTGGTCTATTTTAAGATCCTCCAGCACATGGCCACCACCGTGGTCCCATTGCCCCAAAGGAGCCTCCAGGTTCGTACAAAGAAAGTCACCCGCATGGCAGTTGCCATCTGCTCAGCCTTTTTTATCTGTTGGGCTCCCTTCTACATTCTCCAGCTGGTTCACCTCGGCATCGACACACCATCCATGGCCTTCTTTTATGCCTACAACTTTGCCATTAGCTTGGGCTATGCCAACAGTTGCCTCAACCCCTTCCTCTACATTGCCCTCAGCGAGACCTTCAAGCGCCAGTTCTTAGTGGCCATCCGTCCTGCCAAAGAGCCATGTCGCAACAGCAGCTCCCTCAACAACAACAGCATGACAGAGGCCAGCGTGTGTCTGAAGCTGGCACCAGAATCCACTCAGCAGACTCAGTTTCTGGAGGACTTTTCCCCACGTTCAGTAGCTCTGCCTGTGACTGTGGCTGTTCACTAG